In the Acanthochromis polyacanthus isolate Apoly-LR-REF ecotype Palm Island chromosome 20, KAUST_Apoly_ChrSc, whole genome shotgun sequence genome, ACAGTTTGTTTGCATCACTGATTTCTTTTAAAGGGATACGGACCCAGTTCTTGGTCGACCGCAGCGTCACGACAGGCGAACATGAGAACATCAAAAATACTTAACGCACATCTCTGCGCGTTTGAAATCAGACAGGGGAGACTCTTCTGGCTGTCACGTTTTaagtttttcatgtgttttgctGCCAAAATTTTGAGGCGACTGGAAGCAACATGACACATCAGACCAATCCTGCAAATCAGAGTGGGGAAATTGCACAGTATAGTAAACGCCAATGTGCTGTTGCTATGGGTTATAAATAGATAAATGTTTGGAGATTAAATTGCATTTTCTAGAAAACACACTTACTCCACCCTTAGGTCAAAATGTGAGCAATGAGACATCCAGAAATACTGTTTTGCGCATTTAACCTTGGCCAGGACGAACTGATTTTAAGTTCCTCTCAGTCGAGTTGACCTTACAGGTGTTTTTAACAACGTTTAATGCTAAAAACTATGAAATGTGTGCAACAAATAGTTGCTCACTCCTTTCAGTGATGCGTAAAGGTGATATTTCAACACATGCTGGGGTTTTTATATGACGAATCCCCAAATAGTAAGGCCAGCGACATTATTTTGATACAAATGTGGTTCATTTTGCTTCACTTGAGCAGAATTTCAGCTGTTTTCGTGTTGAATTAAACTGTAGGCGTGCGTAAAAGTGTCCAGAATTAAAGTTCCTATCGCCAAGATGCGTTCTAGTGCTTTGAAATATCGTGAAAATGTGCTTGTCCTCGTGTTATTGGGAATCCCTGCCTGCCCTGCAAGCAAGGAACCCCGGGGGTCCCCGCAGCTCACTGACAACCGATGCTTCAATCtccttttgttttaataaactcGACAAACTGGAGTGCATcgtgttattttttcatttcaaaactcCCCGAAAAATATAATAAGTCACGGGTTCATAAACACAGATGCATTTTTGGGGAGTATCTGGGCGCATGCATTGGATTTAAATTAGGCTTCTTCTCCGTGAGTCCAGGACTCTTTCTTTACCAAGGCGAGGATGGGCGTTTGTAGACTGCTCTGGAGTCTGCGTCACGTGGCCTGGTTTCTGCCATCCTATTGGTCCAAGGCACGTGTCTGGGAGGACGGTGGGAAAACGTCACTCGGGGGGCTCGTAttgaaaataagaacaaaacTCCAGAGTGAGAGTATTAGAGCATCAGTTTAGGAGCCTCTTTATTTacccttagtttagtttaggtGTAGGCATTACCGAGCACGCTGAAATCGGATAACACTAAATTGGACGGTGCGCAAATGGCAAATGTTTTAGCTCTGTGATGTCAGTTGTAACCCGAGATTGAGGGAATATATGTCAAAAAGTATGCTTTTCTCAGAGGACACTAGCGCAAGGCTTTGCATGGTGTCCAAGGCACTCACTAGAatctgagttttatttttttatttattttactcgTGCGGTTTTTTGCAATCTCGTTTCCCCCTCCGAAGTTCTTTTGCGAATTTTATTGCAGCGGAGAGAGCGATAAAGGGGTTAAAGAGAGTAAAGCGGGGAAAGTGAATCAGTATGGAAGAAAATGATCACGGCAACAGAGATGTGGTGGAGCGGCAGGAGTCGGCGGATGAGTCCAACAGAGCCATCCTTCCCCTGTTACAGGCGCCGGGGAACCTGCAGATCCCTCACCGGGTCACCAATTTCTTCATCGACAACATCTTGCGGCCGGATTTCGGACGGAAAAAGGACGGGGGCGCAAACCGCGAAGAGAGTAGCCTGGCATCGTCGCGGGAGAGCCACAACAGCCCCGCCGCCCCACAGACCGAGCCGGTGGGGAGCACGGTGCCGGCAGAGGGGACCTCCACTCCGCACACGGTCACCGGGGCCAAGAAGCCCGCTATAGCCGCCGAGGAGCCCCTGAAACCCCGCGGGGAGAATGGAGACCAGTGCCTAAGCTCAGACTCAGACAGTTCCCAAGCCAGCTCAAACCCAGCCGCGACTCAGCCCATGCTGTGGCCAGCCTGGGTCTACTGCACCAGATACTCGGACAGGCCTTCTTCAGGTTGGTGGCACGGTGCATGCGTTTTTACTCTATCGTATTCTCGGTAACCTGAAATACCCCGTAACACTGACCCCGGATGCCTTGACCGACTTCTCGCTAAGCAGAGTAGAGCGAACTCTGTGCAGCGCCGAACGAGAATTGAGTAAAAAATATCAGTACtgcaaatttgccaaaaaaataaaagatacaaATTTAAGCTCAAATCTAAAGGTAGAACTGCAGGGACAACGTGCACATTGTGCagcggggaaaaaaaacaccccacagaaatgaaatttttaaaactaGCTTTTTGGTTAGGGTGGgcctttttaaaatgcaaacgAGAGAGACCGAATTATTTCATTTAAGGAGTAAATCGCTCTAAAATCCTTATAttttaaactcttaccaaaatcCATAAAAACGTGCATTTTTTTGGAACCATTACGCACGGATTCCTCCTCACTGAATCGCTCCCATTCAGGCAGTCTTCAAGCTTATTTCCTCGGGTTATGAATATGATAATACTGGGGTCCTACACATAGTAAACATAAACGCGTTTATTTGGCTGCTGTCTATCAGAGAATCtgcaaaattaatattcagtgCACTTGTCACAGCTGTTTTTGCTCCATAAAAGCGTTTCAGGAGTTGTGTTTGGGATGAATTAAATATGCATGTGTTTTCACAACGATCGCTCCATGCATATGCTGGTCAGTAGTGGGGATTCTGGAAGCAGTAGTAATCTTAATTTGTAAGAAAATGCACAATACAGCTTCTCATCCAGCAGCCAGGTTAATATCGAGCGTATTTTTCTTAGTAAAAAAGTGGAGCACAACTTGTTCTCATGCATTATGTAACGCTATATAGAGTGGAGTAGGCGACTACTACGAGTTGTAGAGCTGCAGTTTTTATATGGGCTGCttgagaaggaagaaaaaaaaagacatacacTTCCACGCTGATTCATGAAGCCGGATTGTGTCGTTTCATGAATGTTTTCCACACTGTTTGGAGGAGGGGACCGAACTCTTAGCCCATAGCTCCACCAAACAGGCCTCCATCCAGATGGAAAATTAATGTGTATCTAATGTGTGCTGCTCAGATTCTGTTCACGTTTGTCCATTGAGAGGCTTTTCAAGTGgcccacaaaaactaaaatgcaaagTAGCTGCACTGAAATTGATCCTGTTTTTCTAACtaacctgcaaaaaaaaaaaaaaacaaaaaaaaaacaagggggCTGAGTTGTGTCAGCGATGCTTTTTCCAGTGTTGTCTCATTGGCTAATAATTCCTTATTACTAGAGACAGTGTCAGTGTGTGCTCGGTACGTGTGTATGATGTGTGTGTCAATGTACGTGTGTGTAAGCGAGGCAGGGGGATAGAAATAGTGAGAAAGATGAGGTTTTTGCTTTTTGGATAGTATTTTTTCGTGGACGTGTTAACATTTTACAATCActcctgttattttttttgcaaggtTTTGAATTAAACTTGTTTTTGCGATTTTTTTAGTACGCAAAAAAGTAGCTGTAACATAAATATCTATTTATTTACAGTGCAAACTTATGTGTGGGGATTAAAATAAGTTTTGGAAATCTGTCTTCTTGTAAAAGGCACTTTACGCACGTGTTTGGGACGCATTCGAAGGCACTACTATGGATGCAAAGCAGCAGAATAGTAAACTGTACACGTTTCAGTGCAGGATTTTAATcgggaaaaatatatatcaatTCGATTTTGTTCAGGAGGTTGTTTTTTCAGACGTTTGAGTGGTTAGTGGCCACGAAAAAGTGtcgtttttattcatttttttgtgctcaTGATGATGTTTTCATACTGACAAACCAATGTATGCGTGTCTTGTGAACCCCCACCTCCCCCAATTCCCCACATTGCAGGGCCAAGATCTCGCAAACCAAAGAAGAAAACGACCAGCAAAGAGGACAAGCGACCACGGACGGCCTTCACAGCAGAACAGCTGCAAAGACTAAAATCGGAGTTTCAGACAAATCGGTATCTGACGGAGCAGAGGCGACAGAACCTGGCGCAGGAACTGGGCCTGAACGAATCCCAGATCAAGATCTGGTTTCAGAACAAGAGGGCCAAAATCAAGAAGGCCAGCGGCAGCAAGAACTCTCTGGCCTTGCACCTGATGGCACAGGGACTGTACAATCACGCCACCGTCACGTCGAAAGACGAAAAATCAGACAGCGATTGATTTCCAGAGAAGTAACAGCAGCCTCCTGACGAAAAAGAACCTATAGTAATCCTATGATAGATTTTTATAGAgatatcacagaaaaaaactctACTTACAGGAATATTTAAGGATGCCACAGCAGATAAAATACCACTATTACTCAGTGCTGACTCACACAGTTGGTCCAGGACACcatgagaaataaaaaatagtccaaaagGAACAATAGGTCACTACTACCAAGAGTCCCTACAGGAAGTTTTAATGACACCATAGGTCCCTATAGATTCCTATGGGAATATTATAGCGATTTTTCGTTATATGGGAGGTTTAATCAAGCCTACAATGCAATAATTTCATCGAATAAAGGGCCAGTGTATAGAGTATACCAGcataaattgtttaaaaaataacagagaGAGATATTTCTGCAATATCACGTCTATAAAAGATGTTGTATAAAGgtatgttttcattgtttgttgtCCCCGCCCCCCCCAGGAGGTACAAATGCTTACACCCTTCATTTTATATACCGTAGGATTACTGCTATCCATGATTGtcatcattttacatttaactAACTGGCATTTGACGTTTCGATCTGTCAGTGAAGTGAACAAACTTAAGTCCAAAGAATATTTTTCTGCTGCATCCAGGCTACtgtgaatttaaataaatgctaaCAACGGTTTTTATTTCCATTCTTGTTGGTTTTCTTGGTTTGTGTTTGCTGTAAAATGGACAGAAGAAGGTGTTGCCTGCAGTTACAGGACTAATTGGGCAGACGATGAATTTTGATacctttgtgttttctggtttttAATTCACAGCAACAGTTTGGTAAAGGTGATCGAGAGAGGATAGGGATTTTTTTCTAACACGCCACTTAACTAAAATGCTAAGTTAGGCCTTGCTTCTATGTTTGTGGTCGTCTCATAGCCTTTAAACAAATATGTGCGTATTCCCTTCGTTATACCAATGCATCAGTGCAGCTATTATAGTTTTAAATAGCAATATAAATCATTTGTTTTGTAGCTAAATGAAGGCTATAATGCTGCCTATTAAGTCACAGAAACAACTCTGTAGCATAAAGACAATGATGACAACCATTTTGCGCACTCTTTGAGCATAGACTTTAAATGCAGGTTATTGGATGTTCTTGTTAAATCTTTCtctatatacatttttattacatatcCATATATCATAAAAAGAAGGCAAATCCGTCCGTGACTGTATTACAAATGTTGGAAATCTCTTATCGTTGTTGAAAGGACTTcatatgtgtatttatatagattatattgagaaaaaaaaatctatccaaTGACCAGTGTTGCTTTAGAGTAGATATCTGAGGTGTTTACACTGCTTGTTTATCTTGCAAtaacttctttttgttttctttttttgtgaatgaaaaATTGTTTATGGGGCCTTTGCATGAAAGCTGCAATTTGTTGTACTTGGGCAAATAACTGTGTTTATAAACTTTGGTCATCACCGACGAAAGTATGATCGAGCTAAGTTTTAGACTGTATCCATACCAAATTGTGGACTTTTTGCctttcaaagtgtttttgttgtgtatcTGCAAAAAGTGTGTGTGAATTAAAATCcaccaaacagaaacacactttgCCTTAAAGTTCAAGTGTGAACTTTTTATGAAACAGAACTGTGCCGAATCAGAGAAGCAGTATTACTTCAAATGCAGACTACTCAAGTTTAATGCCTTTATGAAAACTGCTGGTACGACATTATGAATTTACTCATCAGcgtatatctatctatatatgaacatgtttaaatgaaattaCAACACAGAGTTGTAGAATACaatgctattttttattttatgttggaagTATTCTTTGGTATAAATGTACATAATTTGTATCATGTATTAATTGTGTAATTAACTGCCTCCTGAAAACTGCAAAAGAAGAGTAAATAAACCTTGAAGATTATACACAAACAACTTTCTGAAATCTGTATGTGCAGCAAAGAGCTTCCACGTTGCtccaaaacacagaagaaagagCTGAAGCCTGACTAAAGCAGCAAATCAGACTTAAATCAATGCTGAGCTTCTGCAAGCATTAGAATCTAAAtctaaaatagaatagaatagaaatgaGAAATGCATGCAACAGCAGTGTTAAATAAATGTCGCCACATATCAAATATTCACAAATGTAGTCACAGACATTATTAATTTGCATAGCATAACAATCCTTTCCATGCAAACACGGACTCCATTCTAAGGGAGCTTCAGAATCAGATTCATGGAGGATCAAGTTCATGGGTTTTGAGATTAAAACATTCGCAAAAGCATCGAACATTATGCAAGGGAAAGCCTTGAACAATTCCCAGGCATGTTTCCTCAACAATGCCTTATCTGCATTTCCATACTTGCACCACTAGTCTTTGAACGCCATGTCTAACGGCCAGTGACTAGCATTAGAGCAGATAGGGCTGCTCCCAGCACTGTCTTCGAGACGGTCAGTCTTCCTCGCCGCTTCTGAAAAGAGCCTGTGCTTCTATCACAAGGCAGAAATGGGAGTcgaaaggagagagagagggggagagagagaggggaggggagggaggggtgaggggaagagagagggagagagagagcaatgAAGGTCAAACCTGTCATGGCTGCAGGTGGCTGGTTCCCCCCCCTCCCGCCCCTCAGTAACCCATTCTCCACACACAGCTTTCTCACTCACTAACTcgtactctctctctctgcctcacaCACATATCTCACTATCActtggtttttattttaatcttgcttggcacacacacacgcacccgTCCCATATTCCATTCATTTGtcttcacatgcacacacacactcctgttGTTTTGACCCTTCATTCAGCGCATCAATAGAAACCTTCATCAAAATATTCACACCCTAGAGAAACTCCCCAAAGTTCAGATAGGGACACCAACGCATGAACGAAAGGCTGCATGGGCACATTCTCCTGGAACAAAAGGTTTAATCTGAGAAAAATTTGTCTCATCTCTGGCAGTGAAATTCAGGTGGTCAAGTGATCTCAAGTGGTCCTTCGTAAAGCCTCTTAACTGCTACGGGAAAGTGCTGCACTGCGGTCAAAACAGTGCAAATCACGAGTAAACTGGGTAGATAACGCTGAgaaataaaatctgtctgaaataGGATGCAGAAAGTGTCAAAAAATACCTGGAATAAAAGTGATTTTCCCGAGTATTCCAGAGAGTTCTCATGCTGTAAAAAATGGAAGTGAGTGCAGGATACATCAGGAAAGTATCAATGTCTACCTCCACACACAAAAGGGCCCCATCCTGCTATGACCTCTCCTACCATCCTCCCCCTCCCCTACTGTGTCATTTACCCACAGTTTCTAAATGCTTCCTCCAGCCAGAGTGGAATCTGCTCAGAGGTGCCTGGGCTTTGTGGCGGAAACATAATTAAAGTGGTGAAAGATGTAAAAGGTGAAGAATGGGGATGACATCAGGCCAATTTCACACTTGGCACTCGAATGGCTAGGTCCAAGCCAGGACTCTTGCCTCGCAACACAGATCAAAGCCCACTGTCACCGCACcagtgcaggaaaaaaaaagaggcaaaaggaCACCTAACTATGCTAATCCCCAGGACGAATATATTTTAATCTTGTTAGAATACAAGTTAATGCCGTGGCTCAGTGGCTGAACTTTTTTGGCAAGAATGAGAGGTGGACAGAACTACTTTTACCTTTTCTACATGAGGTGCCTCTGTCTGGCACCGGATAAACAGTCAGAGTCTGAACAAACTTTCTTTTGGACAAACTCGGTGTATTATCAAGCCACATACTGTACAGGCAGCAGATAGCCGTCGCAAGCTGAAAGGCAAAGCAACAGTTTTCACTAAGAACAgcggtggagaaaaaaaaaataaaaatcaacccCAGTGGCTGTGTCAGTGACCCCGTCTGCATCCCCACCAGGGCACCTAACATGCAAAGGAAATGAGTATTTTGTGGACTGGTTTGTCCCCTCTCACATTGAGCCCTCCTTTCTCAAAAGCACCTTGGTAACCCTTGATCTCTCATGTATGGAAGTCAGGGCACTGGGGCCTGCAGAAGTTGACTAGGCAGACAATAGGAAGCGGATGCTTTCTGGAAAAGTCACACCCAGGCAACTCTCATTTCACACACCGTGTTTGAGTGACCCTTGAAAAAAGATGCTCGACTTTTAAGCAAAGATTCTTTTTGTTCACTTTAAGAAAttcagggagaaaaaaaaaaacatccatgcACCCTTTTCCCATGTAGCCACCACACTTGATTTCTTGAGGGATGTTTTCTGCTCAGTGGGTCTGAAGTGTGTATAATACGAAACACTGTTAGATCTCAAAGAGTTGTTTAGAACTTGATTTGAGCAGCAGTGCTTTTGCTATACATTGGCTGATTCATTGATGCGTTACAAAagagtcatgttttttttaaaaacatagaaACAATAATAAGAGAGACAATTCTGGGGCATATTTATCAATAAAAGTTGAAAGTTTGCTTTAGTTGATGAAAACTCAGCTTATATTACAATTGATACGACTACACAGGTAGCATCAATTCTTTCAGAGGCCAGTTCAATTATTACTTTTTGCTGACTGCATCTGGTTTAACACTGACTACGGCTTTGGTGAAACTGAGACAACAGATCAAAACAAGCATTTTAGAAACTTTAAAAGCTATTCCCAACTTTCAAAATCATGTCCTGATAAGATATTCATCTTGGTGGCAATTGGAAACAGAAATCTTTCATAGAACAAAAccattcatatttatttttaacccaGAAAACAGCTGCATATTTTGTCAATTCCTATATCTATGTTCACAGTTAAGCTTATTTTCATTACTGAATAACATCATACCTACATTTTACTTTTGGATGATAAGTTGTTTGgacaataaatacagaaagtgCTCAAAAATTTACTTAAAATGTATCCTCCGTTTTGTCCAGCTAAGCCTCTAACACTCAAagattttaattattcttttgtTCATTCTTCAATGGTGACAGCAAAagttgaataaataaaatagatacTATACCACAATACAAAATTACTTCCTAAATTTCTGCATCCTATTGCTGGAGTTTTATTCAGATATTCATTCCAACAGGAAACGCCTTGGTGTGGACAACATTTTCTATACGTTTCTCCGTCTAATCACATTATCTGTAGATCAAACTCAAGCACTGTAACACCAAGGATCAATTTACAGTCCTGGTCATGTTCAGCTATTTGGCAAAATATTCTGTATTATGACTATCCTAATCAAGGTTTTCTCTATTTCCAGTTACAATTTTCTAGGTagcaaaattatattttaaattttagtgGTGCCTACCTCGATTTTTTCCCTGACTTATAACTAAAATCGGAGTCAAAATAGATATAAGCAACAAAACAGAGCCGTTTTAATACATAGTTatatgcaacaaaacaaaacctttctaataaataagatttaaaaacaaGTTCTGGCGACATAGAATGACAGACACACTACTTGTCTCTGACATCTTTTTCAAAGTCTTAACCTGGGATTGAATGTTTTATGCTGCATGTAATTCACTGTAGTAAACAATGCTGAATATCTGCCAAAATCAGTGCTCAGTGTATGTTTCAGACAGGTTTGTAACAATATCACAAAGGCAAGAGTAGATCATTCAGTACCCTGATgggacacacaaatgcacacaaagcTATCAACGGTATCGGTTTGTAATGTGATATTCTCCATTATAATTTCATAATTCATAAGTTTAGGGAGACTGTgcaatgaaaaaacaaatctattGAACAGAAACAGTCAAGTTGGTTGTCTTTCTTGATATTTCTTAAAAATGCCTCTTACATTCTTCTTCTACATACTAAATAAAGATGTACAATGTACAGTCATGCCAGTTCTGGCCTGTTTTACTGAGTTTGTGTTGCTTGCTGACACACAGCTAGACAGGGTCAAGGATACATCTGACTCACCTCAGGCCCCCTGCTTTCCCCGAGGACTGGCCTGTCACTCACTTTGTGGTTACGGATCATAGCTGACAGAGGCACAAAGTGAGAGCTCGATGCTGCATCAACAGTAGCAACATCATCACCAAAACCCATCCTTAGCATGACATCTTCCTCCTAGTCCATCCACCAGCTCTCTACGCTGTggaaaagaagggaaaaaaacacattcagaccAAGAGCCAATAATAAAGTGTCATTCATTGTGAGCAGGaagagctaaaaataaaaaaatgtggacatttaccTTAAAATTCTGCACAGCACAGTTTGGATGTGAAATGTCTCACAATAGAGCTGTTAAGAAGTGGCAGTCAGTCCTGCAAAGGTTTAAAATGATTGGGTGTAATACTTAATTTCAGCCAGTTTATTGAGACTGGATACACACATCTACGCTCTGTGAGCCATTTTAAAAGGGTCTCGAGCTCATTGTAACAGCGTTAGGTTGGTGTAGCGTATAGCCTTTAATTGGCATTAGTTAGATGACATAATAAGACGCATGTATAAAGCTGTTTGACTAAGAGCAAAGGGTTTCAATAATGACTGATCACAGTACTTTGTTCTttctacattaaaaatgaatatggccactaaaaatactgaaatgcaTCACTTCAGAATACAAATGATGCTGCAACCAGTGCGGACAACCCAAACTAAGACATCTGACAACTACAGCACATATACATTATATGaataattcagtttttgttcacATCTCAGATGATACAGAACAGAGAAGTCTGAAAGGCACTTGTGATAATCAGCAAGTGCCTGTAAGCCATCGTGCCAACCTGCAACCAAtaattttcagaataaaatggcAGCTCGCCAAAGATGTGGGTGAAGAGTTCAAAAAATATTAACACTTTCCATTAGAGCGTAGTAAGGGTAACGTCGAAGAccaaaatacatatttttcaatggatgatttttctttgtctaCATTTGTATTACGAAAATAGCAAACCTATTATCACCACTCATGACAGTATACGTTtctgttttgaaaattaaactATAATATTCGACGAAGACTTAAATAGAGTTTTATACGTGGACAAATTATGGCTAAAAATAGAGCACTATCTCGAACTGCTGTAGTTGGATAAATGTGTGACAAAGGGGTTAACTACTCACTGATTTCAGCACTATGTACCTGTCTAGACTGTTTTAGATTCAACACTGTACTCAGGCAGCCGAATAcaccaaaaataataatcttgGTTTGAGTTGGCATACAAGGCGAGCTGCAGCTCAGTCGACCGTGCCTTCGCTCACAGTGGTAGGCGTTGCCCTGTTTCTCCCTCTCACTCACTTTGCTGCATGCTGCCATTTTAACTGTTCCTGAGTGGCAGGCGAGAGGGCGGGGTTGGTAGAGGCGGCCATGATGGTGGAATCACTACACCCACTCCTGAGAAACAGCCTCAACATCAAAGCCAATCCACACATTAGGCTACGTTTTGGCTCAGACCAAAATCAAGGGCTGAAGGTACAGGACGAAATGTCACGTGTGATAAATAACAATATCAGCAACATCTCTCTGTGTCCGAGGCGAAACATTTTTCTAAGAGAACAACCCTACTAATTATGCTTTAATCGTTTGAAACAGAAATATGCATCCTTTCTATTTGTACAGACTTCTATAACAACTGTAGAGTCAGTTGATTGGTGATATTTTCCTTCAAAATGCCACGCAAA is a window encoding:
- the en2a gene encoding homeobox protein engrailed-2a — its product is MEENDHGNRDVVERQESADESNRAILPLLQAPGNLQIPHRVTNFFIDNILRPDFGRKKDGGANREESSLASSRESHNSPAAPQTEPVGSTVPAEGTSTPHTVTGAKKPAIAAEEPLKPRGENGDQCLSSDSDSSQASSNPAATQPMLWPAWVYCTRYSDRPSSGPRSRKPKKKTTSKEDKRPRTAFTAEQLQRLKSEFQTNRYLTEQRRQNLAQELGLNESQIKIWFQNKRAKIKKASGSKNSLALHLMAQGLYNHATVTSKDEKSDSD